In Candidatus Pelagibacter sp. RS39, the following proteins share a genomic window:
- a CDS encoding YbaK/EbsC family protein, with the protein MTLLNKEPVKRVENILKEFDQSLNIIVLETSARTADEAASSLGCEVGAIVKSLLFKTENSFTLCLVAGDKRASLNSIKKLLKIKDASMASAEDVKNITGYTIGGVSPVGHLRKIEILIDKSLSRFRSLYAAAGHPNCVFKIDFTKLQKITNGHIEEITE; encoded by the coding sequence ATGACTTTATTAAATAAAGAGCCAGTAAAACGAGTCGAAAACATCCTTAAAGAATTTGATCAATCTCTAAATATTATTGTTCTTGAAACTTCTGCTCGAACTGCCGATGAAGCTGCTTCATCTTTAGGTTGTGAGGTAGGAGCAATTGTAAAAAGTTTACTTTTTAAAACTGAAAATAGCTTCACTTTATGCTTAGTTGCTGGTGACAAAAGAGCTTCATTAAACAGTATTAAAAAATTACTTAAAATAAAGGATGCATCTATGGCTTCAGCTGAAGATGTAAAAAATATTACAGGTTATACTATTGGAGGGGTTTCACCTGTTGGTCATTTAAGAAAAATTGAAATTTTAATAGATAAATCTTTAAGTAGATTTAGATCATTATATGCTGCTGCAGGTCATCCAAACTGCGTATTTAAAATAGATTTTACAAAATTACAAAAAATTACAAACGGACATATCGAAGAGATTACTGAATGA
- a CDS encoding ABC transporter permease, whose protein sequence is MSIKSQSIQSKKQSGQDERLKEISPLKVLLNRPELGALGGAILVFIFFGIVAGDTGMFSAYGTLNFLDVSANLGIIAIAAAMLMIGGEFDLSIGSMIGFAGICIAIPAIYWGWPLWMAIVFAFAMAVLIGYFNGIMVVKSGLPSFIVTLAMLFILRGATLAITRLITGRTQVPGLRVLIEDDPIAWIFATDTFQWLFTWLGSMKLIELRTDGTPLATGIPPSVIWFIALTLFATWILMKTRYGNWIFASGGDKVGATNVGVPVGRVKISLFIGTAVASTIFACIQVLDAGSADTMRGTLKELEAIAAAVVGGCLLTGGYGSAIGAALGAIIFGTVSMGIFYTDVDTDWFKVFLGAMMLIAVVFNNYIRKKVTETK, encoded by the coding sequence ATGTCAATTAAGTCACAAAGTATTCAATCCAAAAAACAAAGTGGACAAGATGAAAGACTTAAAGAAATTTCTCCATTAAAAGTTTTACTAAATCGGCCAGAACTTGGGGCTTTAGGCGGGGCAATTTTAGTATTCATATTTTTTGGAATTGTTGCTGGTGATACAGGAATGTTTAGCGCCTATGGAACATTAAACTTTTTAGATGTATCAGCTAACTTAGGAATTATTGCTATTGCTGCTGCCATGTTGATGATTGGTGGAGAATTTGATTTATCAATTGGTTCTATGATTGGTTTTGCTGGTATCTGTATTGCGATACCAGCTATTTATTGGGGATGGCCTTTATGGATGGCAATAGTTTTTGCTTTTGCTATGGCAGTTTTGATCGGTTATTTTAATGGAATAATGGTAGTCAAATCTGGACTCCCATCATTTATTGTTACACTTGCAATGCTATTTATATTAAGAGGAGCAACCTTAGCGATTACAAGATTGATAACTGGAAGAACGCAAGTTCCTGGTTTAAGGGTTTTAATAGAAGATGATCCAATTGCATGGATATTTGCTACTGATACATTTCAATGGTTGTTCACTTGGCTTGGATCAATGAAGTTAATTGAGTTAAGAACTGATGGTACTCCTTTAGCAACAGGAATTCCACCTTCAGTTATTTGGTTCATTGCTCTTACTTTATTTGCAACTTGGATACTTATGAAAACTAGATATGGAAACTGGATTTTTGCTTCAGGTGGTGACAAAGTTGGTGCTACAAATGTTGGTGTTCCAGTTGGAAGAGTTAAAATAAGCTTATTTATTGGTACTGCAGTTGCTTCAACTATATTTGCATGTATTCAAGTATTAGATGCAGGATCAGCAGATACAATGAGAGGAACATTAAAAGAATTAGAAGCTATTGCTGCAGCAGTTGTTGGTGGTTGTTTGTTGACTGGAGGTTATGGTTCTGCAATTGGAGCAGCTTTAGGTGCAATTATTTTTGGAACAGTTTCTATGGGTATATTCTATACAGATGTAGACACAGATTGGTTCAAAGTTTTTTTAGGAGCAATGATGTTAATTGCTGTAGTGTTTAATAATTATATTAGAAAAAAAGTTACAGAAACAAAATAA
- a CDS encoding GYD domain-containing protein encodes MKFVVLGKYSTQGLAGFVKNPSDNRQEAAKKITEAAGGKLLEMMTLRGAYDFIAIIEGSDFETMAGMKMLMQSTGTIEDMNIMEAVDFNKAAEKAAKAASAYRPVGK; translated from the coding sequence ATGAAGTTTGTTGTATTAGGTAAATATTCAACTCAAGGTCTTGCTGGTTTTGTAAAAAACCCATCTGATAATAGACAAGAAGCCGCAAAAAAAATTACTGAAGCTGCTGGCGGAAAACTTTTAGAGATGATGACATTAAGAGGAGCATATGATTTCATCGCTATAATTGAGGGATCAGATTTTGAAACTATGGCTGGAATGAAAATGTTAATGCAATCAACAGGAACTATTGAAGATATGAATATCATGGAAGCTGTTGATTTCAATAAAGCTGCAGAAAAAGCGGCAAAAGCTGCTTCTGCTTATAGACCAGTTGGTAAATAA
- the sufU gene encoding Fe-S cluster assembly sulfur transfer protein SufU has translation MNLKELYQEIILEHGKNPRNLGKTENFNKDAKGNNPLCGDNVHVYLKLNDQRKVEDISFEGSGCAISMASASIMTDLIKGKSDNEAKEIIEDFLGMIKENPELKNNILKEDDKTKLMCLSGVKQYPMRVKCATLSWHTLVSAMENDGKEITTEK, from the coding sequence ATGAACTTAAAAGAATTATATCAAGAAATAATTTTAGAACATGGAAAGAACCCTAGAAATTTAGGAAAAACAGAAAATTTTAATAAAGATGCAAAGGGTAATAATCCATTATGTGGGGATAATGTACATGTGTATTTGAAATTAAATGATCAAAGAAAAGTAGAAGATATTTCTTTTGAGGGAAGTGGATGTGCAATATCAATGGCATCAGCCTCTATAATGACTGATTTGATAAAAGGAAAAAGTGATAATGAAGCTAAAGAAATAATTGAAGATTTTTTAGGAATGATAAAAGAAAACCCTGAACTTAAAAATAATATTTTGAAAGAAGATGATAAAACAAAATTAATGTGTTTATCAGGTGTAAAACAATATCCAATGAGAGTTAAATGTGCTACTTTATCATGGCATACGTTAGTGTCTGCAATGGAAAATGATGGAAAAGAAATAACTACAGAAAAATAA
- a CDS encoding ATP-binding cassette domain-containing protein, giving the protein MSEYLVQFNNISKFFGKVIALKDVTMKLKRGEIMCLLGDNGAGKSTLIKTLAGVHRPDEGKIIFEDKEIVFDSPRDALDIGIGTVYQDLALVSLMSVTRNFFMGREPQKGLPFFKTFDIEKANKIAAERMGQIGIDVRDPSQAVGTMSGGERQCLAISRAIYFGAKVLVLDEPTSALGVHQASMVLKYIVKAASQGLAVILITHNVHHAYPVGNSFTVLNRGRSMGTFQKKDISREKLLSMMAGGEELDKLEVELKEIDRIATN; this is encoded by the coding sequence ATGTCTGAATACTTAGTTCAATTTAATAACATCAGTAAATTTTTTGGTAAAGTAATAGCTTTGAAAGATGTGACTATGAAATTAAAAAGAGGAGAAATCATGTGTCTCCTTGGTGATAATGGAGCTGGGAAATCAACTTTAATAAAAACTTTGGCAGGTGTTCATAGACCTGATGAAGGTAAAATAATATTTGAAGATAAAGAAATAGTTTTTGACTCTCCGAGAGATGCTCTAGATATTGGAATAGGAACTGTATATCAAGATCTTGCTTTAGTTTCTTTAATGAGTGTTACTAGAAATTTCTTTATGGGAAGAGAGCCCCAAAAGGGTTTACCTTTTTTTAAGACATTTGATATTGAAAAAGCTAATAAGATTGCTGCTGAAAGAATGGGTCAGATTGGGATTGATGTAAGAGATCCATCTCAAGCAGTAGGTACGATGTCTGGTGGTGAAAGACAATGCTTGGCAATTTCTAGAGCAATTTATTTTGGTGCAAAAGTTTTAGTTTTAGATGAACCTACTTCTGCGCTTGGAGTACACCAAGCATCTATGGTTTTAAAATATATAGTGAAAGCTGCTTCACAAGGATTAGCAGTAATATTAATTACTCACAACGTTCACCATGCCTACCCTGTTGGTAATAGTTTTACAGTTTTAAATAGAGGTAGAAGCATGGGCACATTTCAAAAAAAAGATATTTCTAGAGAAAAACTTTTAAGTATGATGGCAGGTGGAGAAGAGCTTGATAAACTTGAAGTTGAATTAAAAGAGATAGACAGGATAGCTACAAATTAA
- a CDS encoding aldehyde dehydrogenase family protein translates to MKVSSVLDTSHLKVKFPFKAKYGNYINGKFVEPKSGKYFDNTSPISNEVICSVARSNEKDVDAALDAAHAAFPTWGKTSITERSNILLKIADVIEKNLNVLATAECLDNGKPIRECMAADLPLVIDHWRYFAGVIRAEEGSVAEISNSEYSYHIPEPLGVVGQIIPWNFPLLMATWKLAPALAAGNCVVLKPAEQTPASIMLLMELIGDLLPPGVVNVVSGFGLEAGKPLASSKRIKKIAFTGETTTGRLIMQYASQNLIPITLELGGKSPNIFFEDVMAKDDDFFDKCLEGFAMFTLNQGEVCTCPSRVLVQESIYDKFMEKAIARTKAVKQDNPLKMETMIGAQASLEQMEKIKSYLDLGKKEGAKVLCGGNVAKINSGLEKGNYIEPTIFEGNNSMRIFQEEIFGPVVSVTKFKDEAEALQIANDTLYGLGAGVWTRNGNIAYRMGREIQAGRVWTNCYHAYPAHAAFGGYKQSGIGRETHKMMLNHYRQVKNLHVSYSEKKLGFF, encoded by the coding sequence ATGAAAGTGTCATCTGTATTGGATACTTCTCATTTGAAAGTTAAATTTCCATTTAAAGCAAAATATGGAAATTACATAAATGGAAAGTTTGTAGAACCAAAATCTGGAAAGTATTTTGATAATACATCTCCGATTTCAAATGAAGTAATCTGTTCAGTTGCGCGATCAAATGAAAAAGACGTAGATGCAGCATTAGATGCAGCTCACGCAGCTTTCCCAACTTGGGGCAAAACTTCAATTACGGAAAGATCAAACATTCTTCTCAAAATTGCAGATGTCATTGAGAAAAATCTTAATGTGTTAGCAACAGCTGAATGTTTAGATAATGGTAAGCCAATAAGAGAATGTATGGCTGCTGATTTACCACTAGTAATAGATCATTGGAGATATTTTGCTGGAGTAATCAGAGCAGAGGAAGGTTCAGTTGCTGAAATCAGTAACAGTGAATACTCTTATCACATTCCAGAACCACTAGGTGTAGTTGGACAAATTATACCTTGGAACTTTCCATTATTAATGGCAACTTGGAAACTTGCTCCAGCTTTAGCAGCAGGAAACTGTGTAGTGCTAAAACCAGCTGAGCAAACACCAGCATCCATCATGTTACTTATGGAACTAATTGGAGATTTATTACCTCCAGGAGTAGTTAACGTTGTAAGTGGCTTTGGTTTAGAAGCTGGAAAACCACTAGCATCATCAAAAAGAATCAAAAAGATTGCTTTCACTGGTGAAACAACAACTGGTAGATTGATTATGCAATACGCATCTCAAAACTTAATACCAATTACGTTAGAGCTAGGTGGAAAATCTCCTAACATTTTCTTTGAAGACGTCATGGCAAAAGATGATGACTTCTTTGATAAATGTTTAGAAGGTTTTGCAATGTTCACATTAAACCAAGGTGAAGTTTGTACTTGTCCAAGCAGAGTGCTAGTTCAAGAGTCTATCTATGATAAGTTCATGGAGAAAGCTATTGCTAGAACAAAAGCTGTTAAGCAAGACAATCCTTTAAAAATGGAAACAATGATTGGTGCACAAGCATCATTAGAACAAATGGAAAAAATCAAATCTTATCTAGATTTAGGTAAGAAAGAAGGTGCCAAAGTTCTATGTGGTGGAAATGTTGCAAAAATCAATAGTGGTTTAGAAAAAGGAAACTACATTGAACCAACTATTTTTGAGGGTAATAACTCAATGCGTATCTTCCAAGAAGAAATTTTTGGACCAGTTGTATCAGTAACTAAGTTTAAAGATGAAGCAGAAGCATTACAAATTGCTAATGATACTCTTTATGGTTTAGGTGCTGGTGTTTGGACTAGAAATGGAAATATCGCTTACAGAATGGGTAGAGAAATACAAGCTGGTAGAGTTTGGACTAACTGTTACCATGCTTATCCTGCACATGCTGCATTCGGTGGATACAAACAATCTGGTATCGGAAGAGAAACACATAAAATGATGCTTAACCACTACAGACAAGTGAAGAATCTTCACGTGTCTTACAGTGAAAAGAAATTAGGCTTCTTTTAA
- a CDS encoding substrate-binding domain-containing protein, giving the protein MKTIKNFILALAAWAMMSVSALAVDIIVVSHGQANDPFWSVAKNGVDAGCKDMKISCKYTAPATFDMVEMAKLIDNAVSQKPKGIVITLPDAAALGKSVKAAIAAGIPVISMNSGSDDFASLGISAHVGQTEFEAGVGGGQKMKAAGGKKALCVNHEVGNVALDRRCAGFKKGFGGSVDILGTSNDPTEIQKAVAAKLGGGYDTILTLGAGLSGEAALKALEAAGKVGSVKLGTFDMSPNMLKAAAAGKVEFLIDQQQYLQGYLPIAIFGQYMRWGTMPAGVVMTGPGFVTPDNASKVIKWAAQGYR; this is encoded by the coding sequence ATGAAAACAATAAAAAACTTTATATTAGCTTTAGCTGCATGGGCAATGATGTCTGTATCTGCTTTAGCTGTAGATATAATTGTGGTTTCTCATGGTCAAGCAAACGATCCTTTTTGGTCTGTTGCTAAAAATGGAGTAGATGCTGGATGTAAAGATATGAAAATATCTTGTAAGTACACAGCACCTGCTACTTTTGACATGGTAGAAATGGCAAAACTAATTGACAATGCTGTATCACAAAAACCAAAAGGTATTGTGATCACTTTACCAGATGCTGCTGCTTTAGGAAAATCAGTAAAAGCTGCAATTGCTGCTGGTATTCCAGTTATTTCAATGAACTCTGGATCTGACGACTTTGCTTCTTTAGGAATAAGTGCACACGTTGGTCAAACTGAGTTTGAAGCTGGTGTAGGTGGCGGACAAAAAATGAAAGCTGCTGGTGGTAAAAAAGCATTATGCGTTAACCATGAAGTAGGTAACGTTGCACTAGATAGAAGATGTGCTGGTTTCAAAAAAGGTTTTGGTGGATCTGTAGATATTTTAGGTACATCTAATGACCCAACTGAAATTCAAAAAGCTGTTGCTGCTAAATTAGGTGGTGGATATGACACTATACTAACTTTAGGTGCAGGTTTATCTGGTGAAGCGGCTCTCAAAGCTTTAGAAGCTGCTGGAAAAGTTGGATCTGTGAAACTTGGAACATTTGATATGTCTCCAAACATGTTAAAAGCTGCTGCTGCAGGTAAAGTAGAGTTTTTAATTGACCAACAACAATACTTACAAGGTTACCTACCAATTGCTATTTTTGGACAATATATGAGATGGGGAACAATGCCAGCTGGTGTAGTTATGACTGGTCCTGGATTTGTAACTCCTGACAATGCTTCAAAAGTAATTAAGTGGGCAGCTCAAGGTTATAGATAA
- a CDS encoding DUF779 domain-containing protein encodes MKVKATDSALKLIEELKAQHGEELLFHQSGGCCDGSAPMCYPKNEYMVGSSDVKLGEIGGLPFYMNDDQYEKWKHTDLTIDAVKGIGGMFSLDNGTGKRFLTKSEICLVVDNDNKKN; translated from the coding sequence ATGAAAGTAAAAGCAACAGACTCAGCACTTAAATTAATTGAAGAGCTCAAAGCTCAACATGGTGAAGAGCTATTATTTCACCAATCTGGTGGATGTTGTGATGGAAGTGCACCAATGTGCTATCCAAAAAATGAATATATGGTTGGCTCAAGTGATGTAAAATTAGGTGAAATTGGTGGACTGCCTTTTTACATGAATGATGATCAATATGAAAAATGGAAACATACCGATTTAACTATAGATGCAGTTAAGGGTATTGGTGGAATGTTTTCTTTAGATAATGGCACTGGAAAAAGATTTTTGACAAAATCTGAGATTTGTTTAGTCGTAGATAACGATAACAAAAAAAATTAA
- a CDS encoding HesB/IscA family protein, producing the protein MNPIIKLSDNAALRIKEIMSNAEKNAVGVRVSVKSGGCAGMSYVMEYSKEINPNDELIEDKGVKVYIDSAAVMYLLGTEMDYKKEDFSSSFVFNNPNETERCGCGESFKV; encoded by the coding sequence ATGAACCCTATTATTAAATTAAGTGACAATGCAGCTTTAAGAATTAAAGAAATAATGTCGAATGCTGAAAAGAATGCGGTTGGTGTAAGAGTTTCAGTAAAATCAGGGGGTTGTGCAGGTATGTCTTATGTTATGGAATATTCAAAGGAAATTAATCCAAATGACGAATTGATCGAAGACAAAGGAGTAAAGGTTTATATTGATTCGGCTGCAGTTATGTACCTTTTAGGAACTGAAATGGATTATAAAAAAGAAGACTTTTCATCGTCATTTGTCTTCAATAATCCCAATGAAACCGAGCGTTGTGGCTGCGGAGAGTCTTTTAAAGTTTGA
- a CDS encoding DMT family transporter — MRQPKIIDYLLLVLLALIWASAFFNIKIATYSYGPVTIAFLRVFFGAIPVLLLCYYKNIKIEAFSKDWHWFAMIGFINLVAPFFLIAYGVQSVQSNLAAILMSTTPLSSTVLGHFYTTNEKFNFIKTFGILIGFSGILYLFSDNLLIDENNFISALLILLGSTCYVVGGVLTLKISKKKNENVTGSILIWATIILIPLVCFIEQPWNLTPRLDSTVSVIYLGLVSTGIAWLLRFRILVNNGLIFQSQVSYLIPIFGTILSYIFLKELITTKVLISLIAVSVGIYFVRKADYKKTT, encoded by the coding sequence ATGAGACAGCCTAAAATTATTGATTACCTTTTATTGGTTTTACTTGCATTAATTTGGGCATCTGCTTTTTTTAATATTAAGATTGCAACATACTCATACGGCCCAGTTACCATTGCATTTTTAAGAGTTTTCTTTGGTGCTATTCCAGTTTTATTACTTTGTTATTATAAAAATATTAAAATAGAAGCTTTCTCAAAAGATTGGCACTGGTTTGCTATGATAGGATTTATAAACTTGGTAGCACCATTTTTTTTAATAGCTTATGGAGTTCAATCAGTTCAAAGTAACTTAGCTGCAATTTTAATGTCTACAACACCTTTAAGTTCAACTGTGCTTGGTCATTTTTATACGACAAATGAAAAATTTAATTTTATTAAAACATTTGGGATTTTGATAGGATTCTCAGGAATACTTTATTTATTTTCAGATAATCTGTTAATCGATGAAAATAACTTTATATCTGCTTTGCTAATACTTTTAGGTTCAACTTGCTATGTAGTTGGTGGTGTACTTACTTTAAAAATTAGTAAGAAAAAAAATGAAAATGTGACTGGATCTATATTAATTTGGGCAACAATAATTTTGATACCACTTGTTTGTTTTATAGAACAACCTTGGAACCTAACACCAAGATTAGACTCAACTGTGTCAGTAATATATTTAGGTCTTGTTTCAACAGGTATAGCTTGGTTATTAAGATTTAGAATCTTAGTAAATAATGGATTAATTTTCCAATCCCAAGTATCATACTTAATTCCAATTTTTGGAACAATTTTAAGTTATATATTTTTAAAAGAATTAATTACCACAAAAGTGTTAATTTCTTTAATAGCTGTTTCAGTCGGAATTTATTTTGTAAGAAAAGCTGATTACAAAAAAACTACTTAA
- a CDS encoding homocysteine S-methyltransferase family protein: MDINFFKQTRILDGGMGQELLARGMEPNGTLWSANALLHEKYHQLLLDTHLDFIKSGAEVIVTTTFTTRKIRLKDNNVEDKYEYLNIKAGEIAQKAKKQYPKTFIAGGLPPQYLTYEADTRSEEEIKENFYSQAKLLNPYIDFFYFDVLSSVREFKIAIESIKEFNKPYLIGAHISEGTNLPSGEKISEIINKINHEKLLGIILSCISPENYDLNLKEIKSLNIPFGFKLNGFVKTNPKPNYTGAYNKSKTGNPNEFLGVRKDLTPEKMLEFAKRFKDAGATIIGGCCETTPLHIKAFSKLK; this comes from the coding sequence ATGGACATTAATTTTTTTAAACAAACAAGAATTTTAGATGGTGGCATGGGTCAGGAGCTCTTAGCTAGGGGTATGGAACCTAATGGAACTTTGTGGAGTGCGAATGCATTACTTCATGAGAAATATCATCAGTTATTATTGGATACACATTTAGACTTTATTAAGTCTGGTGCTGAAGTAATTGTAACGACTACATTCACAACTAGAAAGATTAGATTAAAAGATAATAATGTTGAAGATAAATATGAGTATTTAAATATTAAAGCAGGTGAAATAGCTCAAAAAGCAAAAAAACAATATCCTAAAACTTTTATTGCTGGTGGATTGCCGCCTCAATATTTAACTTATGAGGCTGATACAAGATCAGAAGAAGAAATAAAAGAGAATTTTTATAGTCAAGCAAAGCTATTAAACCCATATATTGATTTTTTCTATTTTGATGTCTTAAGCAGTGTAAGAGAATTTAAAATTGCTATAGAAAGTATAAAAGAATTTAATAAACCATATTTAATTGGAGCTCATATATCAGAGGGTACAAATTTACCTAGTGGTGAAAAAATTTCTGAAATTATTAACAAAATTAATCATGAAAAATTACTAGGAATAATTTTATCATGCATTTCCCCAGAAAATTATGATTTAAATCTTAAAGAAATAAAAAGTTTAAATATTCCATTTGGTTTCAAACTGAATGGTTTTGTTAAAACTAATCCAAAACCAAATTATACTGGAGCATACAATAAAAGCAAAACAGGAAATCCAAATGAATTTCTTGGAGTACGAAAAGATTTGACCCCAGAAAAAATGCTAGAGTTTGCAAAAAGATTTAAAGATGCAGGAGCTACAATAATTGGTGGTTGTTGTGAAACTACACCTTTGCATATTAAAGCTTTTTCTAAGCTTAAGTAG
- the glnA gene encoding type I glutamate--ammonia ligase, with product MSSSDVLKTIKDKDIEYVDLRFTDPRGKLQHVTMDAKMVDEKMLNEGIFFDGSSIAGWKAINESDMILKPDNSRAIVDPFTSHNTLNLFCDVLDAIKKDPYERDPRGTAKKAEAYLKSSGIGDKAYFGPEAEFFVFDDVRFKNDMNETGFKIDSKEGPYNSGREYENGNMGHRPGIKGGYFPVPPVDSEQDMRSEYLKAMKEMGIKVEKHHHEVAPSQHELGMYFGTLVDQADNLQLYKYAVHMVSHSFGKTATFMPKPVKGDNGSGMHVHQSIWKGDTALFSGDKYAGLSDTALHYIGGILKHAKAINAFSNATTNSYKRLIPGFEAPVLLAYSARNRSASCRIPITLSKKAARCEIRFGDAAGNPYLTFAAMLMAGLDGIKNKIDPGKSFDKDLYALSEDEVKKIPTVCGSLREAMESLDKDRDFLKQGNVFTDDQIDAYIALKFEEIHNFEHTPHPIEFEMYYSC from the coding sequence ATGAGTTCAAGCGATGTATTAAAAACTATTAAAGATAAAGATATCGAATACGTAGATCTAAGATTTACAGACCCTAGAGGTAAACTTCAACATGTAACCATGGATGCCAAAATGGTGGACGAAAAAATGTTGAATGAAGGAATTTTTTTTGATGGTTCTTCTATAGCTGGTTGGAAAGCTATTAATGAGTCTGATATGATTTTAAAGCCAGACAATTCCAGAGCGATTGTAGATCCATTTACATCTCATAATACATTAAATCTTTTTTGCGATGTTTTAGATGCAATTAAAAAGGATCCTTATGAAAGAGATCCTAGAGGAACAGCTAAAAAAGCTGAGGCTTATTTAAAAAGTTCAGGAATTGGAGATAAAGCATATTTTGGTCCTGAAGCTGAATTTTTTGTGTTTGATGACGTGAGATTCAAAAATGACATGAATGAAACCGGATTTAAAATAGATAGTAAGGAAGGTCCTTACAATTCAGGAAGAGAATATGAAAATGGCAACATGGGTCATAGACCAGGAATTAAGGGTGGTTACTTCCCAGTTCCACCAGTTGATAGTGAGCAAGATATGAGAAGTGAATATCTTAAAGCTATGAAGGAAATGGGAATTAAAGTTGAAAAACACCACCATGAAGTTGCCCCTAGTCAACACGAACTTGGAATGTATTTTGGAACGCTTGTAGACCAAGCAGATAACTTACAGCTTTATAAATATGCTGTACACATGGTTTCTCACTCTTTTGGTAAGACAGCTACATTTATGCCTAAGCCTGTCAAAGGTGACAATGGTTCAGGAATGCACGTTCACCAATCGATTTGGAAAGGTGATACTGCATTATTCTCTGGTGATAAATATGCAGGTTTATCTGATACAGCTTTACATTACATAGGTGGAATTTTAAAACATGCAAAAGCAATAAACGCTTTTTCAAATGCTACTACAAATAGTTATAAAAGACTAATTCCAGGATTTGAAGCTCCAGTTTTATTAGCTTACTCTGCAAGAAACAGATCAGCATCATGTAGAATTCCAATTACATTAAGTAAGAAAGCAGCTAGGTGCGAGATTAGATTTGGTGATGCGGCTGGTAATCCATATTTAACTTTTGCAGCAATGTTAATGGCTGGTTTAGATGGAATTAAGAATAAAATTGATCCAGGTAAATCTTTTGATAAGGACCTTTATGCTTTATCAGAAGATGAAGTTAAAAAAATTCCTACTGTTTGTGGATCTTTAAGAGAAGCAATGGAAAGTCTTGATAAAGATAGAGATTTCTTAAAACAAGGGAATGTATTTACTGATGATCAAATTGATGCTTATATTGCATTGAAGTTTGAAGAAATACACAATTTTGAGCACACACCTCATCCGATAGAGTTTGAGATGTATTACAGTTGTTAA
- a CDS encoding thioesterase family protein, giving the protein MSVYLSSQKIIKDWIDYNDHMNVSYYLLIFDKYGADILNSIFKMGEHSAKTTGKSTMIVESNITYNQELKVDDEVDVNLIYFDHDKKRLQYKMEMVHKEKKFLASTIEVLALYVDLNSRKVSEFEDEKVKIMDDYIQKHYSKFNNENLKFSSKLKKN; this is encoded by the coding sequence ATGTCTGTTTATCTTAGCTCTCAAAAAATCATTAAAGATTGGATAGATTATAATGATCATATGAACGTATCATATTATCTTTTAATCTTTGATAAATATGGAGCAGATATTTTGAATAGTATTTTTAAAATGGGAGAGCATTCAGCAAAAACAACTGGCAAAAGCACGATGATTGTAGAGTCAAATATTACCTATAATCAAGAGCTCAAAGTTGATGATGAGGTTGATGTTAATCTAATTTATTTTGATCACGATAAAAAAAGACTGCAATATAAAATGGAGATGGTTCATAAAGAAAAAAAGTTTCTCGCATCAACTATAGAAGTTCTCGCTTTATATGTTGATCTAAATAGTAGAAAAGTTTCTGAATTTGAAGATGAAAAAGTAAAAATTATGGATGATTATATCCAAAAACATTATTCAAAATTTAATAATGAAAATCTTAAATTTTCTTCAAAATTAAAAAAAAATTAA
- a CDS encoding iron-sulfur cluster assembly protein — translation MDIKNKIIEEIRKIYDPELPVNIYELGLIYDIKVNGRKADIKMTLTTPNCPVAESLPKEVKEGAMQVEGIDDVNLELVWDPPWNKDMMSDAAKLELNL, via the coding sequence ATGGATATTAAAAACAAAATAATTGAAGAAATCAGGAAAATTTACGATCCAGAATTACCAGTGAATATATATGAACTTGGTTTAATTTATGATATAAAAGTAAATGGTCGTAAGGCTGATATTAAAATGACTTTAACTACACCCAATTGTCCGGTTGCAGAAAGTTTACCGAAAGAGGTAAAAGAGGGTGCTATGCAAGTAGAGGGAATAGATGATGTAAATCTCGAATTGGTGTGGGACCCTCCTTGGAATAAAGACATGATGTCAGACGCAGCAAAATTGGAGTTAAATTTGTAA